From Salvia splendens isolate huo1 chromosome 3, SspV2, whole genome shotgun sequence, a single genomic window includes:
- the LOC121794015 gene encoding B3 domain-containing protein At2g36080-like isoform X2: protein MSINHFSTQAHWWSHPHYTNTMDDSISISISATAKTTTNDDGDSDEEQERLFEKPLTPSDVGKLNRLVIPKQHAEKHFPLSGGGGGLLLGFEDESGKPWRFRYSYWNSSQSYVLTKGWSRFVKEKRLHAGDIVVFARHRFDSGRLFIGWKRGASQPAGWSSRVVYPPQIQQQPRLHFPSHAGAGSGNSKTLRLFGVNLECQTDESELPMSTQPQTFHQQYHMHQQQDISFAGGNVYRQG from the exons ATGTCAATAAATCACTTCTCCACACAAGCCCACTGGTGGTCACACCCACACTACACAAACACAATGGAtgattcaatttcaatttcaatttcagcAACTGCAAAAACCACAACCAACGACGACGGCGACAGTGACGAGGAGCAGGAGCGGCTGTTCGAGAAGCCGCTGACACCGAGCGACGTGGGGAAGCTGAACCGCCTGGTGATACCGAAGCAGCACGCGGAGAAGCATTTCCCCttgagcggcggcggcggcggcttgCTGCTGGGGTTTGAGGATGAGTCGGGGAAACCGTGGCGTTTTCGCTACTCGTACTGGAACAGCAGCCAGAGCTACGTCCTCACCAAGGGCTGGAGCCGCTTCGTCAAGGAGAAGCGCCTCCACGCGGGAGATATCGTCGTCTTCGCGCGCCACCGCTTTGACTCCGGCCGCCTCTTCATCGGCTGGAAGCGCGGCGCTTCTCAGCCTGCCGGGTGGAGTAGTAGGGTGGTTTATCCACCTCAAATCCAGCAACAACCGCGCCTCCATTTCCCATCTCATGCAG GTGCAGGGAGTGGGAATTCCAAGACGCTGAGGTTGTTTGGAGTGAACTTGGAGTGCCAAACTGACGAATCAGAGTTGCCAATGTCCACCCAACCCCAAACCTTTCATCAACAATATCACATG CATCAGCAACAGGATATCAGCTTCGCAGGAGGAAATGTATATCGGCAAGGATAG
- the LOC121794015 gene encoding B3 domain-containing protein At2g36080-like isoform X1, whose translation MSINHFSTQAHWWSHPHYTNTMDDSISISISATAKTTTNDDGDSDEEQERLFEKPLTPSDVGKLNRLVIPKQHAEKHFPLSGGGGGLLLGFEDESGKPWRFRYSYWNSSQSYVLTKGWSRFVKEKRLHAGDIVVFARHRFDSGRLFIGWKRGASQPAGWSSRVVYPPQIQQQPRLHFPSHAAGAGSGNSKTLRLFGVNLECQTDESELPMSTQPQTFHQQYHMHQQQDISFAGGNVYRQG comes from the exons ATGTCAATAAATCACTTCTCCACACAAGCCCACTGGTGGTCACACCCACACTACACAAACACAATGGAtgattcaatttcaatttcaatttcagcAACTGCAAAAACCACAACCAACGACGACGGCGACAGTGACGAGGAGCAGGAGCGGCTGTTCGAGAAGCCGCTGACACCGAGCGACGTGGGGAAGCTGAACCGCCTGGTGATACCGAAGCAGCACGCGGAGAAGCATTTCCCCttgagcggcggcggcggcggcttgCTGCTGGGGTTTGAGGATGAGTCGGGGAAACCGTGGCGTTTTCGCTACTCGTACTGGAACAGCAGCCAGAGCTACGTCCTCACCAAGGGCTGGAGCCGCTTCGTCAAGGAGAAGCGCCTCCACGCGGGAGATATCGTCGTCTTCGCGCGCCACCGCTTTGACTCCGGCCGCCTCTTCATCGGCTGGAAGCGCGGCGCTTCTCAGCCTGCCGGGTGGAGTAGTAGGGTGGTTTATCCACCTCAAATCCAGCAACAACCGCGCCTCCATTTCCCATCTCATGCAG CAGGTGCAGGGAGTGGGAATTCCAAGACGCTGAGGTTGTTTGGAGTGAACTTGGAGTGCCAAACTGACGAATCAGAGTTGCCAATGTCCACCCAACCCCAAACCTTTCATCAACAATATCACATG CATCAGCAACAGGATATCAGCTTCGCAGGAGGAAATGTATATCGGCAAGGATAG